Proteins encoded in a region of the Massilia sp. UMI-21 genome:
- the ltrA gene encoding group II intron reverse transcriptase/maturase — protein sequence MSMQKAQRQMPANAGREAVGQGEAMLDAFSDEAFCPRHATGGTGSALLQAALTTENLRRAFKRVRANKGAAGVDGLDIDQTSRLLATEWPHIREQLLAGTYRPSPVRRVTIPKPDGGERELGIPTVTDRLIQQALLQVLQPILDPTFSEHSYGFRPGRRAQDAVLAAQAYVQSGLRIVVDVDLSKFFDRVNHDILIDRLKKRIDDAGVIRLVRAYLNSGIMEHGVVQERNEGTPQGGPLSPLLANVMLDEVDKELERRGHRFARYADDANVYVRSVRAGQRVMRLLRRCYARLHLVVNEGKSAVASVFGRKFLGYSLWVGRGGEVKRKVAEKPLQAFKQRIRELTRRSGGRSMPDVVQGLRSYMLGWKGYFQLAQTPKVWRGLDEWLRHRLRAIQLKHWKRGSTMYRELLKLGAWPSAARHVAANSRRWWHNSDRLLKTVMTIGYFDRLGVPRLS from the coding sequence ATGTCGATGCAGAAGGCACAGCGTCAGATGCCTGCTAACGCGGGGCGGGAAGCCGTAGGGCAAGGTGAAGCCATGCTCGATGCTTTCAGCGACGAAGCGTTCTGCCCGCGGCATGCAACCGGAGGCACGGGGTCAGCGTTGCTGCAAGCGGCGCTGACGACAGAGAACCTGCGGCGGGCGTTCAAGCGTGTGCGTGCCAACAAGGGAGCGGCTGGCGTGGATGGACTGGACATTGACCAGACCTCGCGTCTGCTGGCAACCGAGTGGCCTCACATACGAGAACAACTGTTGGCAGGGACGTACCGGCCCAGTCCGGTACGTCGGGTGACGATTCCGAAGCCCGACGGTGGCGAGCGCGAGCTTGGCATCCCGACGGTGACGGATCGGCTGATCCAGCAAGCACTATTACAGGTGCTGCAACCGATCCTTGATCCCACTTTCAGCGAGCATAGCTACGGCTTCCGACCGGGCAGGCGTGCGCAGGATGCGGTATTAGCCGCTCAGGCATACGTCCAGTCCGGGCTGAGAATCGTGGTGGACGTGGACCTGTCGAAGTTCTTCGACCGGGTCAACCATGACATCCTGATCGACCGCTTGAAGAAACGCATCGACGACGCTGGAGTGATCCGGCTGGTCCGTGCCTATCTGAACAGCGGCATCATGGAGCATGGTGTAGTACAGGAACGGAACGAAGGAACGCCGCAAGGCGGTCCATTGAGTCCGCTGCTTGCCAACGTCATGCTCGATGAAGTGGACAAGGAACTGGAACGGCGCGGCCATCGCTTTGCGCGCTACGCCGACGACGCGAACGTCTATGTTCGTAGCGTGCGTGCGGGCCAGCGGGTGATGAGGCTGCTGCGGCGCTGCTATGCCAGACTGCACCTCGTGGTCAACGAAGGCAAGAGCGCCGTGGCCAGCGTCTTTGGCCGCAAGTTCCTCGGCTACAGCCTGTGGGTGGGGCGTGGGGGCGAAGTCAAACGCAAGGTGGCGGAAAAGCCGTTGCAAGCGTTTAAACAACGCATCAGGGAGCTAACCCGCCGATCTGGTGGACGTAGCATGCCGGATGTGGTGCAGGGACTTCGTTCCTATATGCTGGGTTGGAAAGGGTACTTCCAGTTGGCGCAAACCCCAAAGGTATGGCGCGGACTCGATGAATGGTTGCGGCACAGGCTGCGGGCTATCCAGCTCAAGCACTGGAAGCGCGGAAGCACCATGTATCGGGAGCTCCTTAAACTTGGGGCTTGGCCGTCGGCAGCGAGGCACGTAGCGGCGAACAGCCGCCGCTGGTGGCACAACAGCGATAGGTTACTCAAAACAGTGATGACTATCGGCTATTTCGACCGACTCGGTGTACCTCGCCTGTCTTGA
- a CDS encoding TonB-dependent receptor codes for MTETLLSRALRRIFAGGGAVGLMSVSCMSVSCMSVGVTLMAAPSLLKAQEVAPKPVARVEITGSNIRRAEAETASSVLTVNRADIERSGKNSVAELLQTLAVDNQGSVPVNFGSGFAAGASGISLRGLGTASTLVLLNGRRMAPYGLADDGQKVFADLNVIPTDAVERVEILKDGASAIYGSDAIAGVVNIILRRDFQGTTARAMVGTAEGGDGQHYNAALTWGKGDIDTDRYNMLLTFEYKRTDEIFNRERGNRDYIGKADLRPWGFSAQEALGGTGAITGNNASGNAINGNVRNPTTFDYYNRGNLAGAGFTRQFPNAACGNFTNHPQGDPGGGCLIDAAFQYSQIQPQTEYLSLFGRGTAMVRPGLEAYAELNLYSNLTQSSATPSAISSSVGYPGGPVSNAGVQLGATHPDNPYFGTAARLRYLAADVGPRRSDIESYFTRALVGIKGTSYDWEWDSSLLYSRSKVDNERTGYLARDATFALLDPSPANIAAAIANNPAYRALPVGTVWRIAENAGLNSPAVYAALSPTISNDAHTEIAQIDFKATREFGKLPGGPLGVAVGAEFRHESSELEPTSGTERGNIIGLGYSAYDGQRNVTALYGEVLAPVWQGVELTGAMRYDHFTDVGDAWTPKAGVKWTPARNFALRATWARGFRAPSPAENGVGGLAAFSTADDPLRCALGVAAACNPASIAIITSPNQALSPERSKSWNVGLIWDPLPRTSVSLDFWQIKRKNEINQEQIDAAIAAGSVSRDPSTAVPTIPGDPGAITAVLARYVNSASTKVRGIDLDARQSFALPSGYGNLVFDAKYTYLDKWERTEQDGTTRDYAGTHGNCDVTNCVGTPDHKLNLRATWERSNWRVSLNANYRGPIDNTLFKDDPDGCATHFANGNDAPTDCELASFTTVDLVFRWKPQQRWEVFGSIQNLFDKKAPLDPLTYGAVSYNPLDYYGAIGRFATLGARYTF; via the coding sequence ATGACTGAAACCCTGCTCTCGCGCGCCCTGCGGCGCATCTTCGCCGGCGGCGGTGCCGTCGGCCTTATGTCGGTCAGCTGTATGTCGGTCAGCTGTATGTCGGTCGGCGTCACGCTGATGGCGGCGCCCTCCCTGCTGAAGGCACAGGAGGTTGCGCCAAAACCCGTCGCACGCGTCGAAATCACCGGTTCGAACATCCGCCGCGCCGAGGCCGAGACCGCCTCCTCGGTGCTGACGGTGAACCGCGCCGACATCGAACGCTCCGGCAAGAACAGCGTCGCCGAACTGCTGCAGACGCTCGCCGTCGACAATCAGGGCTCGGTGCCGGTCAACTTCGGCAGCGGCTTCGCCGCCGGCGCCTCCGGGATCTCGCTGCGCGGCCTCGGCACCGCCTCGACCCTGGTGCTGCTCAACGGCCGCCGCATGGCGCCGTATGGCCTGGCCGACGACGGTCAAAAGGTATTTGCCGACCTCAACGTCATTCCCACCGACGCGGTCGAGCGGGTCGAGATCCTGAAAGACGGCGCCTCGGCCATCTATGGCTCCGATGCGATCGCCGGCGTCGTCAACATCATCCTGCGGCGCGACTTCCAGGGCACAACGGCGCGCGCCATGGTCGGCACCGCCGAGGGGGGCGACGGCCAGCACTACAACGCCGCGCTCACCTGGGGCAAGGGCGACATCGACACCGACCGCTACAACATGCTGCTGACCTTCGAATACAAGCGGACCGACGAAATCTTCAACCGCGAGCGCGGCAACCGCGACTATATCGGCAAGGCCGACCTGCGTCCATGGGGCTTCTCGGCCCAGGAAGCACTGGGCGGCACCGGCGCCATCACCGGCAACAACGCGTCCGGCAATGCGATCAACGGCAACGTGCGCAACCCGACCACCTTCGACTACTACAACCGCGGCAACCTGGCCGGCGCCGGCTTCACCCGCCAGTTCCCGAACGCCGCCTGCGGCAACTTCACCAACCATCCGCAGGGCGACCCCGGCGGCGGCTGCCTGATCGACGCGGCCTTCCAGTACAGCCAGATCCAGCCCCAGACCGAATACCTGTCCCTGTTCGGGCGCGGCACCGCCATGGTGCGTCCGGGCCTCGAGGCGTATGCCGAGCTCAACCTGTACAGCAACCTGACCCAGTCCTCGGCCACGCCGTCCGCGATCAGCTCCTCGGTCGGCTACCCCGGAGGCCCGGTCAGCAATGCCGGGGTCCAACTGGGCGCCACCCATCCCGACAACCCCTACTTCGGCACCGCCGCACGCCTGCGCTACCTGGCGGCCGACGTCGGGCCGCGCCGCTCGGACATCGAGTCCTATTTCACGCGCGCCCTGGTCGGCATCAAGGGCACCAGCTACGACTGGGAGTGGGACAGCTCGCTGCTGTATTCGCGCAGCAAGGTGGACAACGAGCGCACCGGCTACCTGGCGCGCGACGCCACCTTCGCCCTGCTCGATCCGAGCCCGGCCAATATCGCCGCGGCGATCGCCAACAACCCGGCCTACCGCGCCCTGCCGGTCGGCACCGTCTGGCGGATCGCCGAGAATGCCGGCCTGAATTCGCCGGCGGTGTACGCCGCGCTGTCGCCGACGATCAGCAACGACGCCCATACCGAGATCGCGCAGATCGACTTCAAGGCCACGCGCGAGTTCGGCAAGCTGCCCGGCGGGCCGCTCGGGGTGGCGGTCGGCGCCGAGTTCCGCCACGAGTCCTCCGAACTGGAGCCGACCTCCGGCACCGAGCGCGGCAACATCATCGGCCTCGGCTATTCCGCCTACGACGGCCAGCGCAACGTGACCGCGCTGTACGGCGAAGTGCTGGCGCCGGTGTGGCAGGGCGTCGAGCTGACCGGCGCGATGCGCTACGACCACTTCACCGACGTCGGCGATGCCTGGACGCCGAAGGCCGGCGTCAAGTGGACGCCGGCGCGCAACTTCGCCCTGCGCGCGACCTGGGCACGCGGCTTCCGCGCGCCCAGCCCCGCGGAGAACGGCGTCGGCGGCCTGGCCGCCTTCTCCACCGCCGACGACCCGCTGCGTTGCGCGCTTGGCGTCGCGGCCGCCTGCAACCCGGCCTCGATCGCCATCATTACCTCGCCCAACCAGGCACTCAGCCCGGAACGCTCGAAGAGCTGGAACGTCGGCCTGATCTGGGATCCGCTGCCGCGCACCAGCGTTTCGCTCGACTTCTGGCAGATCAAGCGCAAGAACGAGATCAACCAGGAGCAGATCGACGCCGCCATCGCCGCCGGCAGCGTGTCCCGCGACCCGAGCACCGCGGTGCCGACCATCCCGGGCGATCCAGGCGCCATCACCGCGGTGCTGGCACGCTACGTCAACTCGGCCAGCACCAAGGTGCGCGGCATCGACCTCGACGCGCGCCAGAGCTTCGCGCTGCCGAGCGGCTATGGCAACCTGGTGTTCGACGCCAAGTACACCTACCTCGACAAGTGGGAGCGCACCGAGCAGGACGGCACCACGCGCGACTACGCCGGCACCCACGGCAACTGCGACGTGACCAACTGCGTCGGCACGCCCGACCACAAGCTCAACCTGCGCGCCACCTGGGAACGCAGCAACTGGCGCGTGTCGCTCAACGCGAACTACCGCGGCCCCATCGACAACACGCTCTTCAAGGACGATCCGGACGGCTGCGCCACCCATTTCGCCAACGGTAACGACGCACCGACCGATTGCGAACTGGCCTCGTTCACGACCGTCGACCTGGTGTTCCGCTGGAAGCCGCAGCAGCGCTGGGAGGTCTTCGGTTCGATCCAGAACCTGTTCGACAAGAAGGCGCCGCTCGATCCGCTGACCTATGGCGCGGTGTCGTACAACCCGCTCGACTACTACGGCGCGATCGGCCGCTTCGCTACCCTGGGGGCACGCTATACCTTCTGA
- the aroG gene encoding 3-deoxy-7-phosphoheptulonate synthase AroG: MPRTDDLRIREMKELTPPAHLIREFPVTPAAEQTAASARVALHRILHGQDDRVMVVVGPCSIHDPKAALEYAHRLAPLRQRFAGELEIVMRVYFEKPRTTVGWKGMINDPYMDNSFRINDGLRMARELLRDINALGLPAGTEFLDVISPQYIADLISWGAIGARTTESQVHRELASGLSCPVGFKNGTDGNIKIAADAIKAASQPHHFLSVTKGGHSAIVSTAGNEDCHIILRGGKTPNYDAASVEEACRQLAANGLAGRLMIDASHANSSKNPQNQVPVCADIAAQIAAGDDRIVGVMIESHLVGGRQDLVPGKELTYGQSVTDGCIDWETSIGVLEGLAQAVKQRRVRPE, encoded by the coding sequence ATGCCTCGCACCGACGATTTACGCATTCGCGAAATGAAGGAACTGACGCCGCCCGCGCACCTGATCCGCGAGTTCCCGGTCACCCCGGCGGCGGAGCAGACCGCAGCCAGCGCGCGCGTGGCGCTGCACCGCATCCTGCACGGCCAGGACGATCGCGTGATGGTGGTGGTCGGCCCGTGCTCGATCCACGATCCGAAGGCCGCGCTCGAGTATGCGCACCGCCTGGCGCCGCTGCGCCAGCGTTTTGCCGGCGAGCTCGAGATCGTGATGCGCGTGTACTTCGAGAAACCGCGCACCACGGTCGGCTGGAAAGGCATGATCAACGACCCGTACATGGACAACAGCTTCCGGATCAACGACGGCCTGCGCATGGCGCGCGAGCTGCTGCGCGACATCAATGCGCTGGGCCTGCCGGCCGGCACCGAATTCCTGGACGTGATCAGCCCGCAGTACATCGCCGACCTGATCAGCTGGGGCGCGATCGGCGCCAGGACCACCGAATCGCAGGTGCACCGCGAGCTGGCATCCGGACTATCCTGTCCGGTCGGCTTCAAGAACGGTACCGACGGCAACATCAAGATCGCCGCCGACGCGATCAAGGCGGCCTCGCAGCCGCACCACTTCCTGTCGGTGACCAAGGGCGGGCATTCGGCGATCGTGTCGACCGCCGGCAACGAGGACTGCCACATCATCCTGCGCGGCGGCAAGACGCCGAACTACGACGCGGCCAGCGTGGAAGAAGCCTGCCGCCAGCTGGCGGCCAACGGCCTGGCCGGGCGCCTGATGATCGACGCCTCGCACGCCAACAGCAGCAAGAATCCGCAGAACCAGGTGCCGGTGTGCGCCGACATCGCCGCCCAGATCGCGGCCGGCGACGACCGTATCGTCGGGGTGATGATCGAATCGCACCTGGTGGGCGGGAGGCAGGACCTGGTGCCGGGCAAGGAGCTGACCTACGGCCAGTCGGTGACGGACGGCTGCATCGACTGGGAGACCAGCATCGGCGTGCTGGAAGGGCTGGCGCAGGCGGTCAAGCAGAGGCGGGTGCGGCCGGAATAA